Proteins encoded within one genomic window of Desulforegulaceae bacterium:
- the ftsZ gene encoding cell division protein FtsZ — MSFSYVENENAAKLKIIGIGGAGGNAVNNMIESELEGVKFIVANTDAQDLEKSKAPVKIQIGTTTTLGLGAGADPQKGKQSALESADAIRESLKDAHMVFIAAGLGGGTGTGAAPVVAKICKEMDILTVAVVTKPFSFEGKRRKAQADQGLEELREIVDTVISIPNDKLTKFAPKNATVVEMFKKADEILHHSVKGISDLIFKPGLVNLDFADVKTIMSNAGVALMGIGTASGETRASEAAEKAISHPLLDDISVKGATGILVNITSSENLAMSELTEAMDRIYQDAGEDVNLIWGQAMDENLEEEIQITVIATGIESSRSISTSNFDNDSFYSRNGVNTPTRGRIRPATSTIISEPENFNSENVVKYKKLRNEPIIKRTSKVEGQDTHFSEEERNRFSEMLHKPAFYRNKRKAATKLDVPTFLRKEAD, encoded by the coding sequence ATGAGTTTTTCATATGTAGAAAATGAAAATGCTGCCAAACTAAAAATAATCGGAATCGGTGGTGCAGGCGGGAATGCTGTAAACAATATGATTGAATCTGAACTTGAAGGGGTTAAATTTATTGTTGCAAATACAGACGCCCAGGATCTTGAAAAATCTAAAGCTCCTGTAAAAATTCAAATCGGGACAACAACAACTCTTGGACTTGGAGCAGGAGCAGACCCTCAAAAAGGCAAACAGTCTGCTCTTGAGAGTGCTGATGCAATAAGAGAGTCCCTTAAAGATGCTCATATGGTATTTATTGCAGCCGGACTTGGAGGAGGAACAGGAACAGGAGCAGCTCCTGTTGTTGCTAAAATCTGCAAGGAAATGGATATACTCACAGTTGCCGTTGTTACAAAACCTTTTTCTTTTGAAGGTAAAAGAAGGAAAGCTCAAGCAGACCAGGGACTTGAAGAACTCAGGGAAATAGTTGATACTGTAATTTCCATCCCAAACGATAAACTGACAAAATTTGCTCCTAAAAATGCAACTGTAGTTGAAATGTTTAAAAAAGCAGATGAAATTCTCCATCATTCAGTCAAGGGAATTTCAGACCTTATTTTTAAGCCGGGTCTTGTAAACCTGGACTTTGCAGACGTGAAAACAATAATGTCAAATGCCGGAGTAGCTCTTATGGGCATAGGAACAGCTTCTGGTGAAACAAGGGCATCGGAAGCAGCTGAAAAAGCAATTTCCCATCCTCTGCTTGATGATATCTCAGTTAAAGGAGCAACAGGAATTCTTGTTAATATTACCTCATCTGAAAATCTTGCAATGTCTGAACTTACTGAGGCAATGGATAGAATTTACCAGGATGCCGGTGAAGATGTTAACCTTATCTGGGGTCAGGCAATGGATGAAAATCTTGAAGAAGAAATTCAAATAACTGTTATTGCCACAGGGATAGAAAGCTCAAGAAGTATTTCCACATCAAATTTTGACAATGATTCTTTTTATTCAAGAAATGGTGTCAATACCCCTACAAGAGGAAGGATAAGACCTGCTACCTCAACTATAATTTCAGAGCCTGAAAACTTCAACTCAGAAAATGTTGTAAAATACAAAAAACTTAGAAATGAACCTATAATCAAACGTACAAGCAAGGTTGAAGGACAGGATACCCATTTCAGCGAAGAGGAAAGGAATAGATTTTCAGAAATGCTTCATAAGCCTGCTTTTTACAGGAACAAAAGAAAAGCCGCAACCAAGCTGGACGTTCCAACTTTTTTAAGAAAAGAAGCTGATTAA